The Sediminicola sp. YIK13 genomic sequence CCTTTGACGCATCAACATACTTTCAGTGGAGGGTGGTAACCCCATATCTTTATCTTTAATAATTTCATTATATTCCTCTAGACTAGCCCTTTCTCCTCGCTCAATTTCTTCCAACAGCTTTTCATTTTCGTTTGAGGAAATTGCAGATCTTAGATCCATCCATGCCCTGTGAAGGTTTCCTGAGATACTGCCTTCTTTGTTTGGCAATTCTCCATACTGTAATATTTCTTTCTTTAATTCGTGCCCAAATGCTGCACGCTGCTCGGCCCGGTCATTGAGAAATTTCTTGGTGGTTACATTATCAATTTTATCTTGGGCCAACTTAAATCCCTTCTCGGCATCGTATGTCTTTTCCAATAAATCATTTAATCTGTTTGAAATTTTTTCTGAATACTTCATATTATCTCTCTTCATTTTAAGTCAATTATTTATGTCAATGTCTTTCACTGACACTCCTCTCAAGTTAAAAGATAAAGACTCTTATCCAAGTAAAGTCATAGGTTTAGCCCAACTTTAACAAGATTTCTTAAAGCATGTTAAGAGTTTTGTCCCTAAAATTGAATTTTAGTTCAATTTCTTGATAACCACATAAAAAGAAATATTATATTTGCACCCGCTTAGGACAGACCTAGCGAACAAAAGAATTAATAATCAAGGGTCGGGCACCCTACAAATTAATGTGATATGCCAGTAAAAATTAGATTACAAAGACACGGTAAAAAAGGAAAACCATTCTATTGGGTAGTAGCTGCGGATTCTCGCGCGAAGAGAGATGGTAAGTATTTGGAAAAATTGGGAATCTATAACCCAAACACCAACCCTGCAACAATTGAACTTAATGTAGACAGCGCTGTAACCTGGTTACAGAATGGCGCACAACCAACTGAGACAGCTGGTAGAATCCTTTCTTACAAAGGAGCTCTCCTAAAAAATCATTTGGCTGGTGGTGTTCGTAAAGGTGCATTGACAGAAGAACAAGCTGAAGAAAAATTCAACGCTTGGTTGGCTCAAAAAGAAGAAATCGTTACAAACAAAGTAGGTGGCTTGGATAAAGCTAAAGAAGAAGCTAAGGCTAAGGCTTTGGAAGCTGAAAAAGCTGTAAGTGATAAGCGTGCTGCTGAAGCTGCTGCTGCACTTGCTCCAGAAGTTGAAGAAGTTGCTGAAGAAGAAGCTACTGAACCAGCTGCAGAAGAAACTGCTGCTCCTGCTTCTGACGAAGCTGCTACGGAAGAAAAATAAGCTAAAGATAGAACGATGACAAAGGAAGAGTGTTTCTACCTAGGTAAAATCGTTTCAAAATATAGCTACAAGGGTGAGGTATTGGTGAAAATTGATGCTGATGAACCCGAAATTTACGAAAATATGGAATCAGTATTCGTTTCTTTAGGAAACAATCTGGTTCCATTTTTTATTGACAAATGCGTACTCCACAAATCCAGCCTTCTCCGTATCCGGTTTGAAGAAGTTCAGGATGAGTCCGCAGCAGATAATATCATGGGGTCCGAACTTTACCTTCCTTTAAAATTCCTTCCCAAACTAACCGGAAATAAATTTTATTACCACGACATTATTGGATTTCGTTTAGAGGATCATGTTCATGGGGACATAGGGATCATACAAGGGGTGAACGATTCTACCTCCCAAGCTTTGTTCATTGCGAAAAAAGGCAACAAAGAACTGCTCATTCCCATTAATGACGAGATCATCACCAAGGTGGACCGAGACACAAAAACCATCCATGTGACTACCCCAGAGGGCTTGGTGGATCTTTATTTAAGTTAAAAACCCTTCCTTTCACTTTCAAATATTTTTGCAACGGTAACATTTGTACTTGTAAAATAATAGCGAAAACCTACTACTTTTATACTACCTTTAATGGGCTAATTGTTATCAACTAATGATTCATCCTAAAACAGAACTCAGGTTCATCAATAATGAAATCGGTTATGGCGTAGTAGCCACTGAATTTATTCCAGCGGGCACCATTACTTGGGTTCTGGATAAATTGGATAGGGAATTCACCCAAGATCAGTTGACCGATATGGACCCCTTATATCAATCCATATTGGACACCTATACTTTTAGGGACAACCAAGGGAAATATATTTTGTGTTGGGACAATGCCCGTTATGTGAACCATAGTTTTAATTCCAATTGCCTTACCACCGCATATGATTTTGAGGTCGCTATAAGGGATATTCATGCAGGGGAACAGCTGACGGATGATTATGGGTATCTGAACATTCCTGAACCATTTGAGGCAGCGGACGAGGGCACCGAAAGAAAGATAGTCTACCCAGACGATCTCTTGAGATACCATAAGACGTGGGACAAAAAACTAATTGAGGTCTTCCATAAGATCCCAATCATTGATCAACCTTTGCGACCCCTGATTACGCCCAAGCTATGGACGAAAGTAACAGCGATTGCCAATGGTAAAATTCAAATGGACTCCATTAAAAATAACTACTACAACGGGAAATGATTTCAAAGTAAAACCATTTATAGCTGTAGCACCTTAAGCATCAAACACCTTCGAATCATTTTGGATTAGGAAACAGCACAAAACTTACTTTGAAAGAGCGACGATTATCACGTTTTAGCACGGCACTGTTGCTTATCTTTGCGGTGAAAACCAGCTTAAATAGTTCCCTCTTTAAATCAGAATATCACCATTCCAAGCATTAAAAGAAGCACTTTTAGGCTAGGGCAAGGACCACTAATATGAGTAAACCCTTTCAGTTTAAACAATTCTCTGTACACCAAGATCAATGTGCCATGAAAATAGGCACAGATGGCGTACTTCTTGGGGCATGGAGCACTATTGATAAAAGGCCTTTTGCCATTTTGGATATAGGTTCCGGCACTGGACTTATTGCTTTAATGATGGCCCAACGCAGCGATGCCGATATGATTGATGCCATTGAAATAGACGGGGACGCCTATGAACAGAGTGTAGAGAACTTTGAACGTTCTCCCTGGGCAGATCGACTTTATTGTTATCACGCAGGTTTGGATGAATTTGTAGATGAATTGGATGAAAAGTATGATCTGATCATTTCCAACCCTCCTTTTTATAGTGAAGAGGTTCCGAGTGGCAATGAGGCCCGTGATATGGCCCGCCAAAACAGCTCTTTACCCTTTGAAGAATTACTGGATGGCGTCAGTAAATTACTGGAAGATGAAGGGCTGTTCTCCACGATCATTCCATTTAAAGAAGAGGAGACCTTCATAAAAATGGCCTCAAGTTTTAATCTTTACCCTAATAGGGTCACGCGGGTAAAAGGAAACCCAACCGCGGAAATAAAACGCAGTCTATTGGAATTTAGTTTCTCTGAAAATCAAATGGACATAGGCGAATTGACCATAGAAAAAGCACGCCATGAGTACACTGATGAATATATTGGGCTCACCAAAGATTTTTACCTTAAAATGTAATTTAAAAGCGTCTGCGGAGTGGTCTTGTCAAACAGGTAGGTCCGCCGCCCCCTTTAACACTTATTTCCTCCCCAACATACGTATTTACCTTACAACCAGCATTTATTAGCAGGGCTTCGGTTTTTGCATTGCCAGCAACCATAACACAATTTCTTGGGCTAATGGCCAATACATTGCATCCCATAGAATCGAATTCCAATTCAGGGACTTCCAACAATTCAAAACCACGATTGAGTAGTTCCTTTCTAAAATGAATAGGAAGCAAAGGAGAATAGACAACGGCCAAATCCTTATCAACGGGGCTAAAGATCGACATCAAATGAAAAACATCCGATGGCCCCTTATAATGAGGAAGCTCCACTACCAAAACCTTGATCGAAAAAGGGGATAGTAGTTTTTTTAACTGTTGGATGCCCTCTTCATTGGTACGGTAGGAGTGGCCCACTGCCAAGGTGGACTCATCTAGCCAAGCCACATCACCTCCCTCTAGAGTGCCAGGAGCTTCGATTTTTCCTAAAATTTGGATATTATTTTTTTGGTAGGTCGCTTCTTGTACTTTGGGTTCGTAAATTCTTCTTTCCTTTCCCATTCGACAAAGGATCATCCCAAAATTAGTAACTATGGCCGCATCCCGAGTATAAATAGCATCCATGGAAACATCAGAATCTCCAGGCTGTAACAGTACGGTTGCACAAGTAGACTTTATAAGGCCTTCAAAATTGGAAAACTCAACTTCTGCCTTTAGATAATCTGGTTTGGAGAGATAATTAAGTGATTTCCATTCCCTTTCCAGTTTATGCTCATCAACAAATGCATTTGATATTGAATTGATCAACACCATATCAAGTTCATGATATTCCGAATGACACGTATATTCCATACAACAGTTGTTAATCCTTATCCTTATTCCTTGTTTTCATCAATACATAAAATGGAATTCCGGACATTAACAGTATAAAACCATAGAAAACAGCAGGCTCCCCTGCTCCAAATATGGCCCAGAGTGAAAACAGAAAGGCCATTCCCCCTAAAGAAACGACACTAACGGTATTCTTAAAAGCTAATTTTTCTTGCAAGACAAGAAGAACATAAGCTGCAGTAGAAAATAAATAAGGAATTAAACAACATAAAGTAGCCAGTAAAACTATAAATTTAAATTGCTCTACTAGACCATCAGTAAAGTTTAAAAGCATGATGACAGAAGTTAAAAAACTTCCAATAACCATTCCCAATACCGGGGCTCCATGTTTATTTTCCCTTTTAAATATGCGTGGAAACAAGTCGTCCTTTGCAGTAGCCATGGCCACTTGCCCTTGTACCAGTATCCATCCGTTTAAGGCCCCAAAAGCGGCAATTACGGCACCTGCACCCACCAAATCACGTCCCCAATCACCACTCATAATTTCCATGGCATCTGCAAAAGGAGCGGGTGACTCGGATAGGATATTGGCAGGGATCATTCCCATAACCACAACGGTCCCTAAAAGATATACCACTGTTGTAATAATAGTACCTATCATTGTCGCCTTAGGAATAGTTTTTTCCGGATTCTTAACATTCCCAGAGGGTACCGTAGCACTTTCTATCCCTAAAAAGGCGTATAGGGTCATGGTCGCAGTAATGGCGATGGCACTAAAATTTGATTTACCACTGATATTGAAAGGATAAAAATTTTCAGGATTGAAAAAGAAAAACCCACCAAGGATAACAATAAATAGAGGGGATAATTTTAAAATGGTCGTAATCAATTGCATTTTTCCAGAAGCCCTTACACCTCTCGAGTTTAATGCCGTAAGCCCCCAAATGGCACTTAAACCAACCAATACCGCTATTATTGGGCTTTGGTCCAAAATAGGAAAAAAAACGCTTAAAGCACTAACAAATGCTATAGCGATGGCCGCGTTACTTGTCCATACCGATATCCAATAGCCCCAGGCCACTAAAAACCCAGCAAAATCACCAAAGGCAGCTTTAGTGAAAGCGTAGGGACCTCCACTTTTGTTGGCCACAAGAACACTCAGTTTACTAAATACGCTAGCAAGTAAAAGTGCTCCAAAAGCAGAAAAAAGCCATCCAATGGTACTGATACCACCAAAAGATGCCAATGCTGCTGGCATAAGAAATACACCTGCACCAATCATATTTCCAATTACCAAGGAAGTACTCGTCCATAGTCCTATTTTTTTTACTTCAACAGGTTCGGCCATAAAAATAGATTAGTGTAAGATCTCATTATAAATTAATTAAATTTGGGAAGAAATCCTTTGCCAAGTTACAATATAATATGATTAAGAACTTTTATATAGATTCGGATATCACAAAAGCATCTACTTTGCCCGCCTCATTTTACAGAGACCCCGAAGTTTTTGAGTCAATTAAGAACGATATTTTTTATAAATCTTGGCAGTGGGTAGGGCACGAAAATTTAGTGGAATTGCCTCATCAACAATATCCTTTTACCCTTTTGGATGGTTTTTTGACAGAACCTGTAGTCTTGACAAGGGACGAGGGGAATCGCATTCATTGTCTATCCAACGTATGCACGCATAGGGGGAATTTAGTGGTGGCCCAAAATTCCAATACAAAAAAATTGATCTGTGGGTATCACGGAAGAAAATTTCAATTGGACGGTACCATGGAACATATGCCCGAATTTAAAGAGGCCCAGGATTTTCCCAAACCGTGCGATAACCTTTATAAATTTCCATTGCGCCATTGGGGTCCGTTTTTGTTTATGGGTCTTAGCCCAACCTTTGATATCAATCCCGTTCTGGAAATCATGAATGAGCGTATTGGCTTTTTGCCCTTACATGATTTTAAATTGGATGAAAGTCGTTCTACAGAATATATGGTCCATGCCCATTGGGCACTCTATTGCGATAATTATTTGGAAGGCTTTCACATTCCTTTTGTCCATAATGACCTAAACGAGGTATTGGATTATGGCAATTACGAGACCCTCCTTTTTGATCATATGAGCCTTCAGATCGGTTATGCCCAAGGATCGGAGGAAATTTTTGAATTCCCTGAAAATCATATCGACCATGAAAAAAAAATAGCGGCCTATTACTTCTGGGTATTCCCCAATATGATGTTCAATTTCTATCCTTGGGGTCTCTCGGTAAACATTGTACGCCCATTGGACCTTAAGAGCACCAAAGTTTCTTTTTACTCTTATGTCCATGACGATAGTAAATTGGACAGAGGGGCAGGTTCTGGGTTGGACAAGGTAGAATTGGAAGATGAGGAGGTGGTAGAAAGCGTTCAGAAGGGAGTCCGCTCAAAGTTCTATAAAGCAGGACGTTTTTCCCCAACAAGGGAAAAAGGCGTACATCATTTTCACCGTCTTTTGGCTCGTTTTATAAATGGTCAAAAATAAGGTTCCAAAATAAACAAAGGTTAGCCAATAATGTAACACAGGAGTCTTGTTATGTTATATTCCTTTTAATTATCTTTGAGACAAATAAAAGCCCGTATGAAGCCAGATTTGTTTGAAGCTCCCGATTATTACAATCTAGATGATCTATTATCAGAAGAACATAAATTGGTGCGTGATGCTGCCCGACAATGGGTAAAGCGAGATGTATCCCCAATAATAGAAGAATACGCACAAAAAGCGGAGTTCCCAAAACAGATCATTGGTGGATTGGCAGAAATTGGTGCTTTTGGCCCATATATTCCTCATGAATATGGAGGCGCAGGTCTGGATCAAATTAGCTACGGACTTATCATGCAGGAGATTGAAAGAGGAGATAGCGGTGTTAGATCTACCGCTTCCGTACAATCATCCCTGGTAATGTATCCTATTTATACCTATGGAACTGAGGCACAGCGAAAAAAATACTTACCTAAATTAGCAACTGGTGAGTTTATGGGCTGTTTTGGTCTTACCGAGCCCAATCACGGTTCTAACCCTGGAGGTATGGAAACCAGATTTAAGGATATGGGCGACCATTATCTTTTAAACGGCGCCAAGTTATGGATCTCCAATTCTCCCTTTGCGGATATTGCAGTGGTATGGGCCAAAAATGAAGAAGGACGTATCCACGGTCTAATCGTTGAACGTGGTATGGAAGGTTTTACTACTCCTGAAACCCATAACAAATGGTCTTTAAGGGCTTCGGCAACCGGAGAGCTTATTTTTGACAATGTTAAAGTTCCAAAAGAGAATCTATTACCTGGCAAAAACGGTCTTGGAGCTCCCCTTGGATGTTTGGATTCTGCACGTTATGGAATTGCTTGGGGCGCCATCGGAGCCGCCATGGACTGTTATGATACGGCCCTTAGATATGCCAAAGAGCGTATTCAATTTGGTAAGCCCATTGCAGCCACACAACTACAGCAGAAGAAATTGGCTGAGATGATCACTGAAATTACCAAGGCCCAATTATTGGCCTTTAGATTGGGGCAATTGAAAAATCAAGGAAAAGCTACCACTGCTCAAATTTCGATGGCCAAGCGCAATAATGTGGAAATGGCCATAAAAATAGCCCGCGAAGCAAGACAGATATTGGGGGGGATGGGAATTTCCGGCGAATACAGCATTATGAGACATATGATGAACCTGGAAAGTGTAATCACTTATGAGGGCACACACGACATACATCTTCTTATTACCGGAGCGGACATAACAGGAATTCAGGCCTTTCAGTAATTATTAGGATACTTTTGAGTTGACCAGATAAGTGGATAAATTTTGACGCAATTTGTCCATGCAGATAGGCTTGGTAAAATAATCGTTCATACCTACTTCCAAGGCTGCTTCTATGGTCTCGCGTGTAACATCGGCAGAACAGCCCATGATCACCAGATCCTTGTTGGTCTCTCTTATTACCTTGGTAGCCTCCAAACCATCCATTACGGGCATGTGAATATCCATAAACACCAAGTCGTACCTGTTTTTATGAACCTCTTCCACGGCCTGTTTCCCATCGGAAACCCATTGGGCTTTTATTCCCATCGTTTCCAATGCCTTTTTAAGAACAATGATGTTGATCTTATTGTCATCTACTATCAAAACTGAGGCACTCCCTAAATCTACATTCTTTTCAGAGGTTAGGTCTATTACCTTTTGCTCTTCCTGTTTGCATTGCACTAAGGAGAATTTTAGCCTAACTTGAAACTCCGTACCGTTTTCCCTTGAACTTTCCACTTCAATTTGACCTCCCATCAATTTAACCAAATGATAGGTAATATAAAGTCCAAGTCCACTACCTTCATGTTTCTTGGTGATGCCCGAGTCTACCTGGGTGAATCGATCAAAAATGGTCTTCATTTTATTTTTAGGTATCCCAATTCCTGTATCCCTGATCACCAGATCTACCAAAAGATGGTTTTCAGAGACTCGTTCCCGGTATCCAACATGGATACCGCCATTTTCTGTAAATTTTAAAGAATTCCTTAAGAGGTTGGTAATGATCTGTCCAAATTTCCCCATATCACCAATTCCACAAATACTACTTTCTGGGGCATCCAAATACAGATAGAGTCCTTTTTGCTCTATACTTGGTTTATAGATGCTGATGATATTTGCAATTTCCTTGGAAGGTGAAAAAGGTTCACTTTTAAACGTGCTTTTCCCGGATTCAATCTTGTCTATCTCCAAAATATCATCAACCAAAAGCAACAATTTTTTAGATGATATATCCATTAGGGAGAGGTATTCCTTTAGAGATTTCTGAATGTTGGACGCTTTTAACACTTCTATGAAACCTAAAATAGCATTTAAAGGTGTCCTGATCTCATGGCTCATATTCGACACAAATTCCGTTTTCGCCCTATTGGCTTTATGGGCCTTTAATTGCTCCCTTTTTAGATCTCTGTTTAATTCCCTAAGTTTCAAAATGGACTCTTTGTACCGTTTATTTTCGGTCCTGGATGCCCTGTAAAAATACATAAGGGAACTAGTTAGTATAGACAATAACATACCAAAGATGAACGCTACGAACATAGTTTCCTTTCTGTCCGCCAAAATGTTAATTTGCTTGGGCATAAGAAAGAAACTCCATTTTTGTTCATCCAGGGAATCTACCAAAAAGGAGGTGGTGTACAGGTATTCTTCATCGAAGTCTGATGTTCTGGGATTATTATAAGCATAAAACGTCGTTCCCGTCTCATCTTTGATTTCAACAGCGTAGGAGTCCAAATCGGCAGCCAATTGATTGAACGGATTGGTAAAATCCATTCCAGCGGTAATGGTTCCTTGAAGTCTTCCTTCAAAATAAACGGGTACATCTACCAAAAATGCATTCCCGCCCTGGGTCAATCTGACCCACGAAGTAACATTGGTTTTGCTGTTCTCGCTATGTTCCCTCCATTCATCTGCCCTGTATAATTTTGAAATGTCCAGTCCCACAACTGCTTCATTCCCTTTTAATGGGGTAATCTTTCTAATGACCATGGAACTATCTATCCATTCCACGAATTTAAATGAAGGGTTTTGATCTAAAATTAGTTGTGCATCCTCTTCCCAATACTGAAAATAATCACCATTGGTGATTTCAATACGCTGCTTAAGATTCTCCAACGCCTTTATATTGTTCTCTATGGAATGATAAAATTCTTGTGATCTAAGATGACCTGAAGTTTGAATTTCATTTTTCAATAATGATTCTTGTGTCTTTAAGGTTTTATTCCATAAAGCTACGACAACAACCATCAGGGTCATGAAAACCAAAAGGGGATATATTAATTCTTTCTTCGAAAATTTAAATGACATATTTTACTACTATTAGGGGGAACTAAGGGTAAAAAATCATTGCTAATATTATTTTTGTAACTAAAACTAAAACCGTCTGTAAGTAATTGATTACATAAACATAACGCATTAAACTTCAATTACACACTAAATATTGTAAATTATAAGAGTTTTGTTGTCAAATACACATATTTGTATGTCAGAAGAATTCCTATCTTTCCTACAATCAAACTATTATAACCCAGTACTTAATCGTGAATTGTGCTACTTTTAAATGTACTGGATATAGAAAAAGTGAGAAAAGAGAAACTATTGTTTTCCTTCCCCCACTTTTATTGAACAACGCTCAGTAATTTATGCTATTCTATTAGGCCGAGTTTCTACTCGCATTGATGTTTCCGTATAGGGACCTTGTCACTATCTTTTCGTATAACTCCAAATGGTCTGATCCCTGACCAATTTTTTGTAGTGCATACTGTTGAATTACCAATAATGGCAGCACGATAGCTTCCCTAATTTTTATTGACTCCCTAGATACGGCCTCTTCTTCCATTAATATCTTGAAATCAGAAATCAAAAGAAGCATTTCTTTTGACAGCAAATACTCATCATATAAGATATTCCAAAATTCGCCATATTCCTTATCATCCTTCATATAACTGGTCAGCTCAAAATAACATTTTGAAAGGGCCATCATACTGTTCAGCATAAGCGCCTTGAAAAAAGGAACTTCCTGAAAGAGTCTTTTCATCTCATTAAGTTGCCCCCTATCCTTTAAGGTTTTGATAGCAGTTCCTATTCCAAAATAGCCCGGTACATTTTGTTTTAATTGGCTCCATGAGCCCACAAAGGATATGGCTCTAAGATCTGTAAGTTCCAGTTTCGCCTTGTTTCCTCTTTTGCCAGGTCTACTCCCTATGTTAGCTTTGTTATAATACTTTAAGGTGCTTTTTTCCTCCAAGTAGGGCATAAACTTGTCATGGTGTTTGAGGGCGTCATACTTGGCAAAACTAAGTTCCGACAATTCCTCTATCAATTGGCGCATCTCCTTGGATATCGAGTTTTCTTTCCCAAACAGATCATTGGACAGACCTGCGGTTAGCAATTGCTGACAGTTGTGCATAAACAAGTCCTTTGTCCCATAGTTACTGGTAATGGTCTGGCCTTGAATGGTGAGCTGTATTTCATTATTGGCTATATTCTTGGTCTGTGCAGCATAAAAACGATGCGTTTTCCCACCTCCACGTGCCGGTGGTCCACCACGACCGTCAAAA encodes the following:
- the rimM gene encoding ribosome maturation factor RimM (Essential for efficient processing of 16S rRNA); this translates as MTKEECFYLGKIVSKYSYKGEVLVKIDADEPEIYENMESVFVSLGNNLVPFFIDKCVLHKSSLLRIRFEEVQDESAADNIMGSELYLPLKFLPKLTGNKFYYHDIIGFRLEDHVHGDIGIIQGVNDSTSQALFIAKKGNKELLIPINDEIITKVDRDTKTIHVTTPEGLVDLYLS
- a CDS encoding response regulator — protein: MSFKFSKKELIYPLLVFMTLMVVVVALWNKTLKTQESLLKNEIQTSGHLRSQEFYHSIENNIKALENLKQRIEITNGDYFQYWEEDAQLILDQNPSFKFVEWIDSSMVIRKITPLKGNEAVVGLDISKLYRADEWREHSENSKTNVTSWVRLTQGGNAFLVDVPVYFEGRLQGTITAGMDFTNPFNQLAADLDSYAVEIKDETGTTFYAYNNPRTSDFDEEYLYTTSFLVDSLDEQKWSFFLMPKQINILADRKETMFVAFIFGMLLSILTSSLMYFYRASRTENKRYKESILKLRELNRDLKREQLKAHKANRAKTEFVSNMSHEIRTPLNAILGFIEVLKASNIQKSLKEYLSLMDISSKKLLLLVDDILEIDKIESGKSTFKSEPFSPSKEIANIISIYKPSIEQKGLYLYLDAPESSICGIGDMGKFGQIITNLLRNSLKFTENGGIHVGYRERVSENHLLVDLVIRDTGIGIPKNKMKTIFDRFTQVDSGITKKHEGSGLGLYITYHLVKLMGGQIEVESSRENGTEFQVRLKFSLVQCKQEEQKVIDLTSEKNVDLGSASVLIVDDNKINIIVLKKALETMGIKAQWVSDGKQAVEEVHKNRYDLVFMDIHMPVMDGLEATKVIRETNKDLVIMGCSADVTRETIEAALEVGMNDYFTKPICMDKLRQNLSTYLVNSKVS
- a CDS encoding aromatic ring-hydroxylating oxygenase subunit alpha, which gives rise to MIKNFYIDSDITKASTLPASFYRDPEVFESIKNDIFYKSWQWVGHENLVELPHQQYPFTLLDGFLTEPVVLTRDEGNRIHCLSNVCTHRGNLVVAQNSNTKKLICGYHGRKFQLDGTMEHMPEFKEAQDFPKPCDNLYKFPLRHWGPFLFMGLSPTFDINPVLEIMNERIGFLPLHDFKLDESRSTEYMVHAHWALYCDNYLEGFHIPFVHNDLNEVLDYGNYETLLFDHMSLQIGYAQGSEEIFEFPENHIDHEKKIAAYYFWVFPNMMFNFYPWGLSVNIVRPLDLKSTKVSFYSYVHDDSKLDRGAGSGLDKVELEDEEVVESVQKGVRSKFYKAGRFSPTREKGVHHFHRLLARFINGQK
- a CDS encoding tRNA1(Val) (adenine(37)-N6)-methyltransferase translates to MSKPFQFKQFSVHQDQCAMKIGTDGVLLGAWSTIDKRPFAILDIGSGTGLIALMMAQRSDADMIDAIEIDGDAYEQSVENFERSPWADRLYCYHAGLDEFVDELDEKYDLIISNPPFYSEEVPSGNEARDMARQNSSLPFEELLDGVSKLLEDEGLFSTIIPFKEEETFIKMASSFNLYPNRVTRVKGNPTAEIKRSLLEFSFSENQMDIGELTIEKARHEYTDEYIGLTKDFYLKM
- a CDS encoding ferritin-like domain-containing protein; this translates as MKRDNMKYSEKISNRLNDLLEKTYDAEKGFKLAQDKIDNVTTKKFLNDRAEQRAAFGHELKKEILQYGELPNKEGSISGNLHRAWMDLRSAISSNENEKLLEEIERGERASLEEYNEIIKDKDMGLPPSTESMLMRQRDAIESSLTVANIHEHMA
- a CDS encoding 30S ribosomal protein S16 produces the protein MPVKIRLQRHGKKGKPFYWVVAADSRAKRDGKYLEKLGIYNPNTNPATIELNVDSAVTWLQNGAQPTETAGRILSYKGALLKNHLAGGVRKGALTEEQAEEKFNAWLAQKEEIVTNKVGGLDKAKEEAKAKALEAEKAVSDKRAAEAAAALAPEVEEVAEEEATEPAAEETAAPASDEAATEEK
- a CDS encoding amino acid permease codes for the protein MAEPVEVKKIGLWTSTSLVIGNMIGAGVFLMPAALASFGGISTIGWLFSAFGALLLASVFSKLSVLVANKSGGPYAFTKAAFGDFAGFLVAWGYWISVWTSNAAIAIAFVSALSVFFPILDQSPIIAVLVGLSAIWGLTALNSRGVRASGKMQLITTILKLSPLFIVILGGFFFFNPENFYPFNISGKSNFSAIAITATMTLYAFLGIESATVPSGNVKNPEKTIPKATMIGTIITTVVYLLGTVVVMGMIPANILSESPAPFADAMEIMSGDWGRDLVGAGAVIAAFGALNGWILVQGQVAMATAKDDLFPRIFKRENKHGAPVLGMVIGSFLTSVIMLLNFTDGLVEQFKFIVLLATLCCLIPYLFSTAAYVLLVLQEKLAFKNTVSVVSLGGMAFLFSLWAIFGAGEPAVFYGFILLMSGIPFYVLMKTRNKDKD
- a CDS encoding acyl-CoA dehydrogenase family protein; this encodes MKPDLFEAPDYYNLDDLLSEEHKLVRDAARQWVKRDVSPIIEEYAQKAEFPKQIIGGLAEIGAFGPYIPHEYGGAGLDQISYGLIMQEIERGDSGVRSTASVQSSLVMYPIYTYGTEAQRKKYLPKLATGEFMGCFGLTEPNHGSNPGGMETRFKDMGDHYLLNGAKLWISNSPFADIAVVWAKNEEGRIHGLIVERGMEGFTTPETHNKWSLRASATGELIFDNVKVPKENLLPGKNGLGAPLGCLDSARYGIAWGAIGAAMDCYDTALRYAKERIQFGKPIAATQLQQKKLAEMITEITKAQLLAFRLGQLKNQGKATTAQISMAKRNNVEMAIKIAREARQILGGMGISGEYSIMRHMMNLESVITYEGTHDIHLLITGADITGIQAFQ
- a CDS encoding SET domain-containing protein, with the protein product MIHPKTELRFINNEIGYGVVATEFIPAGTITWVLDKLDREFTQDQLTDMDPLYQSILDTYTFRDNQGKYILCWDNARYVNHSFNSNCLTTAYDFEVAIRDIHAGEQLTDDYGYLNIPEPFEAADEGTERKIVYPDDLLRYHKTWDKKLIEVFHKIPIIDQPLRPLITPKLWTKVTAIANGKIQMDSIKNNYYNGK
- a CDS encoding dimethylarginine dimethylaminohydrolase family protein, with the protein product MEYTCHSEYHELDMVLINSISNAFVDEHKLEREWKSLNYLSKPDYLKAEVEFSNFEGLIKSTCATVLLQPGDSDVSMDAIYTRDAAIVTNFGMILCRMGKERRIYEPKVQEATYQKNNIQILGKIEAPGTLEGGDVAWLDESTLAVGHSYRTNEEGIQQLKKLLSPFSIKVLVVELPHYKGPSDVFHLMSIFSPVDKDLAVVYSPLLPIHFRKELLNRGFELLEVPELEFDSMGCNVLAISPRNCVMVAGNAKTEALLINAGCKVNTYVGEEISVKGGGGPTCLTRPLRRRF